From the genome of bacterium, one region includes:
- a CDS encoding class I SAM-dependent methyltransferase, with protein sequence MNPHLRANQAMWDVWARHHVASPFYDVEGFRAGQRAGRRGLDALETRLVGDVAGKSLLHLQCRFGLDTLTWARRGAAVTGADFSGEAIGTARALAAEIGVPATFVQCDVYDLPDRLPGEFDVVFTSHGVLSWLPDLDRWGRMIAHFLRPGGRFCLIEGHPLPLLFDDTRADRELRISFPYFPGDAPLRCERRGSYAAPDGPFDSVTYQWVHPLSEVLGALLRAGLRLESFDEYPYAGWAMFPWMETRPDGLWQFPEGTVVLPLMFSVTASKPADRG encoded by the coding sequence GTGAACCCCCATCTCCGCGCCAACCAGGCCATGTGGGACGTCTGGGCGCGCCATCACGTGGCGTCGCCATTTTATGACGTCGAAGGGTTCAGGGCGGGGCAGCGCGCGGGCCGGCGCGGGCTCGACGCGCTCGAGACGCGGCTCGTCGGCGACGTCGCCGGCAAGTCGCTGCTCCACCTGCAGTGTCGTTTCGGGCTGGACACACTGACCTGGGCCCGGCGCGGCGCGGCGGTGACCGGCGCGGATTTTTCGGGAGAGGCGATCGGAACGGCGCGCGCGCTCGCGGCGGAGATCGGCGTGCCGGCCACATTCGTGCAGTGCGACGTCTACGATCTGCCGGATCGGCTGCCGGGCGAGTTCGACGTCGTCTTCACGTCCCACGGGGTGCTCAGCTGGCTGCCCGATCTCGACCGCTGGGGGCGGATGATCGCACACTTCCTGCGTCCGGGCGGTCGCTTCTGCCTCATCGAAGGCCACCCGCTGCCGCTCCTGTTCGACGACACCCGGGCGGATCGTGAGCTGCGGATCTCGTTCCCGTACTTTCCCGGGGATGCGCCGTTGCGCTGCGAGCGGCGGGGATCGTACGCGGCCCCGGACGGGCCGTTCGACAGCGTCACCTACCAGTGGGTCCATCCGCTCTCCGAGGTCCTGGGAGCCCTGCTTCGCGCGGGCCTGCGCCTCGAGTCCTTCGACGAGTACCCGTACGCCGGCTGGGCGATGTTCCCGTGGATGGAGACGCGCCCGGACGGGTTGTGGCAGTTTCCGGAAGGCACCGTCGTCCTTCCATTAATGTTCTCGGTGACCGCGTCAAAGCCGGCGGACCGCGGGTGA